The genome window ATTTCCTACAGGTTAAAATCAGGAGTTCATAAATCAGTTTTGTGTAGTTGACATTGATGACAGGTTTTGTCAATTCCAAATAGCCAAAATGTCCCGGGCAAACACCAACAGTCCCACCACAAGTTCTACATCTCAAGCCAGGATCTATTGTACCAAGTCTTGGATCCATCAATCCCCCTTCAACAGGATAACCTTCCTGATCGTATAAATCAGTCTTGCTTATCTTTGCTGCTGAAATCTTCCTGATTATCTCAGGGTTTAATACTGTGAATTTTATTTTCTCTATCATTTCAATCCTCTTTTGTGATTATTTTGGGATAGATCAGCATGCTCTTCAATTCATCCAACAGTAGTTTGAATGCGTAAGCCATTTCAACATCAACCACTTTTGATTCCCCACAAACAGGACAGAATTTCTTGTTTTTAATGACATCATATATTGCCGGCAAACCACAACTTTTACAGATTTGGACAGTTGTCTTGTCGGCGTCAAATCTTTCTTTCAATAAAAGGGAAGCTCCATGGGCGATCAAGCAATCCTTCTCCATCTCTCCTAATCTCAAACCACCCCTCTTTGACTTACCTTCTGTCGGCTGCTTTGTCAACAAGGCAACAGGTCCTCTTGACCTTGCATGTATCTTGTTGGATACCAAGTGATCCAGTTTTTGGTAGAAAACAACTCCTACAAAAATATCATCTATAAGTTTTTCCCCATTATCAGCATTGTACATTATTTCTTTACCATCCTCCCTGAAACCATTCTCTTTTAACATCAGTTTTATATAATCCTCAGATACTGGGTGGAAAGCTGGGGATGAAATTCTTTTTCCTTCAAGTGCACACATCTTTCCCAAAAGTGTCTCCAATAGCTTGCCAATAGTCATTCTAGATGGAATACCATGTGGATTGAATATTATATCCGGAACAACACCGTCTTTTGTGAATGGGAGGTCTTCCTGAGGTAGGATCAAACCTATGACACCTTTTTGCCCGTGTCTGCTAGCAAACTTATCTCCTATTTCCGGCCTTTTGAGATCCCTGATTACAACCTTTATCAATTTGTTCCCATCTATACTCTCAGTTATAAAAACCCTGTCAACTATCCCCTCTTCTCCATGTCTGATTTTTACTGATGTCTCTCTTATATTCTCTATATCAGTAATAAATTGATCCAAACTTCCCAGGAATCTAAGAGGTGATGTCTTCCCGACTATTATTTGCTCATCACACAAATAGGTCTCCGGTTCTACTATACCGTCCTCTGGCAGATGTTTGTATGCATCCTCACCCGCATAACCTTTGACACCAGGTTCCGGTATACCAATAATATCTTCCTGACCACCCATATACCTTTTTTCCTCTGCCTCATATGTTCTGAAAAGGTAATTCCAGAATAAACCTCTTTCTATAGAGGATTTGTTCATTACTATTGCATCCTCTATATTGTAACATTTGAAGGTCATGAAAGCTGTGACAACGTTTTGTCCTCCTGGGTGGTTTTCATGCAATAGAACATCATCCATATGGGTCTTAACTAATGGTTTTTGAGGATATATGAGAACATTGCTCTTTGTATCAACTCTCTTTAAAAAACTGGTTGAAAATACGCCAATTGACTGACCAACCATCTTCGAACCAAAATTAACCCTATCTCCTCTGTTGAATTCTGGGAATGGAACAAATGATGTGGAAACACCAAGGATGACTAGTGGGTTTAATTCTAGATGAGTGTGTTCCTTTGTTAGATCTTCCGGTCTAAGGGCAACATAAGCATTCTCTTCTTCTTCTGCATCCAAATACTCAATCACACCCTCATTTATTAGATCTTTCCATC of Candidatus Aenigmatarchaeota archaeon contains these proteins:
- the rpoB gene encoding DNA-directed RNA polymerase subunit B, with amino-acid sequence MTDVFIDGRYIGSTKNPKKLIEILKERRRAGKLPFQINFSYLDYLDEIKIVTDPGRVRRPLIVVEDGKPKLTSEHIEKLYRKEIRWKDLINEGVIEYLDAEEEENAYVALRPEDLTKEHTHLELNPLVILGVSTSFVPFPEFNRGDRVNFGSKMVGQSIGVFSTSFLKRVDTKSNVLIYPQKPLVKTHMDDVLLHENHPGGQNVVTAFMTFKCYNIEDAIVMNKSSIERGLFWNYLFRTYEAEEKRYMGGQEDIIGIPEPGVKGYAGEDAYKHLPEDGIVEPETYLCDEQIIVGKTSPLRFLGSLDQFITDIENIRETSVKIRHGEEGIVDRVFITESIDGNKLIKVVIRDLKRPEIGDKFASRHGQKGVIGLILPQEDLPFTKDGVVPDIIFNPHGIPSRMTIGKLLETLLGKMCALEGKRISSPAFHPVSEDYIKLMLKENGFREDGKEIMYNADNGEKLIDDIFVGVVFYQKLDHLVSNKIHARSRGPVALLTKQPTEGKSKRGGLRLGEMEKDCLIAHGASLLLKERFDADKTTVQICKSCGLPAIYDVIKNKKFCPVCGESKVVDVEMAYAFKLLLDELKSMLIYPKIITKED